One stretch of Armigeres subalbatus isolate Guangzhou_Male chromosome 2, GZ_Asu_2, whole genome shotgun sequence DNA includes these proteins:
- the LOC134209162 gene encoding staphylococcal nuclease domain-containing protein 1, with amino-acid sequence MSAPAAAAPVQAPVLKRGIVKQVLSGDSVIIRGQPKGGPPPEKQINFSGVIAPKLARRPTNNSTDISKDEPYAWEAREYLRQRLIGQEVYFHAERPPNAVRDYGYVCLGKDPATSENIVESIISEGLVSVRREGVRQTPELTRLCELEDAAKSARKGKWSDSPSGDHVRNITWNIENPKAFFDHHDGKPIKAIIEHVRDGSTVRAFLLPDFQHITLMMSGIRCPGFKLDLDGKPDTTTEVPFAEEARYFVESRLLQREVEIRLESVNNSNFVGTIIFPKGNIAESLLKEGFAKCVEWSMPYVKEGVDRLRAAEKHAKANRLRLWKDYQAPTAAYNSKDKDFTGNVSEVFNGDAIMVKISSTVSKKVFLSSIKPPREAARTADEEGNLPPRPKGSRPLYDVPWMFEAREFLRKKLVGKKVQCSLDYVTPARDNFPEKCCYTVTLSGANVAEALVAKGLATVIKYRQDDDQRSVHYDELRAAETQAMKQLKGVHAKDDIPTHRINDLTVDHSRIKHQYLPSWQRALRTEAIVEFVASGSRFRIYCPKDSCLVTFLLAGISCPRSSRPALNGVPAQEGEPFGDEALQFSRERILQRDVSVKIETTDKAATSVIGWLWTENNVNLSVALVEEGLAAVHFTAEKTEHYRALSDAEARAKAKRKNIWKDYVEKDEEDNKENEDEKEDPAAPADRKVRYENVVVTEVTPELHFYAQHADQGAKLEELMTKLRQEFRAMPPVTGSYNPRRGDMCAAKFSDDNEWYRAKVEKIEKGGNASILYVDYGNRETVPTTRLAMLPPAFISDKPYAHEYLLALVVLPTDEEDKADALKAFAQDALNKTLQMNVEYRVSGAEHVTLVDPASKADVGKDLISDGFLIAEKNKKDRRLQKLINDYKEAEQSARKNRNGIWQYGDSTEDQAGEFGLSR; translated from the exons GTTCTGTCTGGTGATTCGGTCATCATCCGTGGTCAACCGAAGGGTGGTCCCCCACCGGAGAAACAGATTAACTTTTCTGGTGTCATCGCCCCGAAGCTCGCCCGCCGACCGACCAACAATTCCAC GGATATTTCCAAGGATGAACCGTACGCCTGGGAAGCTCGCGAGTACCTGCGGCAACGATTGATCGGTCAGGAGGTTTACTTCCATGCTGAACGCCCGCCAAATGCCGTTCGTGACTATGGCTACGTCTGCCTCGGAAAGGATCCGGCCACCTCGGAAAACATTGTGGAATCCATCATATCCGAGGGCTTGGTCAGTGTGCGCCGAGAAGGTGTCCGTCAAACGCCCGAACTAACCCGCCTCTGTGAGCTAGAAGATGCCGCCAAGTCGGCCCGAAAGGGTAAATGGAGCGATTCTCCCTCCGGCGACCACGTGCGTAACATCACCTGGAACATTGAGAACCCGAAAGCGTTTTTCGATCACCACGATGGCAAACCGATCAAGGCCATCATCGAGCATGTTCGCGATGGGTCAACGGTGCGTGCTTTCCTCCTGCCTGATTTCCAGCACATCACCCTGATGATGTCCGGCATTCGGTGCCCTGGATTCAAGCTGGACCTTGATGGAAAGCCTGACACTACGACGGAGGTGCCATTCGCCGAAGAGGCTCGGTACTTTGTTGAATCCCGCCTTTTGCAGCGTGAGGTCGAAATCCGCTTGGAATCGGTCAACAATTCCAACTTTGTAGGAACGATAATTTTCCCCAAGGGCAACATCGCCGAGTCCCTGCTTAAGGAAGGTTTTGCCAAGTGTGTGGAATGGAGCATGCCTTACGTGAAGGAAGGTGTCGATCGTCTCCGAGCGGCCGAAAAGCACGCAAAGGCAAACCGCCTCCGTTTGTGGAAAGACTATCAGGCCCCTACCGCAGCATATAACAGCAAGGACAAGGACTTCACTGGCAACGTCAGCGAAGTATTTAACGGCGATGCGATTATGGTCAAGATCAGCAGCACCGTATCGAAGAAGGTCTTCTTGTCAAGCATTAAGCCACCTCGTGAAGCTGCCCGTACCGCCGACGAGGAGGGAAATTTGCCACCTCGGCCCAAGGGATCTCGTCCGCTGTACGACGTCCCATGGATGTTTGAGGCCCGTGAATTCCTGCGCAAGAAGCTGGTTGGCAAGAAGGTGCAGTGTTCACTAGATTACGTGACACCTGCCCGTGACAACTTCCCCGAGAAGTGCTGCTACACCGTCACTCTGTCCGGAGC CAACGTAGCGGAAGCTCTGGTAGCCAAGGGTCTGGCCACCGTCATCAAGTACCGCCAGGACGATGACCAACGTTCGGTGCACTACGATGAACTGCGTGCCGCCGAAACGCAAGCCATGAAGCAGCTGAAGGGTGTTCACGCCAAGGACGACATTCCCACGCACCGTATCAACGATCTGACGGTGGACCATTCCCGCATTAAGCATCAGTATCTGCCCTCGTGGCAGCGTGCCCTGCGTACCGAAGCCATTGTCGAATTCGTTGCCAGTGGTTCCCGCTTCCGTATCTACTGCCCCAAGGATAGTTGTTTGGTGACATTCCTGCTGGCTGGAATCTCCTGCCCTCGTTCGTCCCGACCCGCCCTGAATGGTGTTCCCGCTCAGGAGGGTGAACCCTTCGGCGATGAAGCCCTCCAGTTCAGTCGAGAACGAATCTTGCAGCGGGATGTGAGCGTCAAGATCGAGACCACCGACAAGGCAGCCACCAGTGTGATCGGATGGCTGTGGACCGAAAACAACGTTAATCTCTCGGTTGCCCTCGTCGAAGAAGGTCTGGCGGCGGTGCACTTCACCGCCGAAAAGACGGAACACTACCGCGCTCTTAGCGATGCTGAGGCACGTGCCAAGGCGAAGAGGAAGAACATCTGGAAGGACTACGTGGAAAAAGACGAAGAGGACAACAAGGAGAACGAGGACGAGAAGGAAGACCCAGCTGCTCCTGCCGACCGCAAGGTTAGGTACGAAAATGTCGTCGTCACGGAAGTTACTCCGGAACTGCACTTCTATGCCCAGCATGCCGATCAGGGTGCCAAGCTGGAAGAACTGATGACCAAGCTACGACAAGAGTTCCGTGCAATGCCTCCGGTGACCGGTTCGTACAACCCACGGCGAGGCGATATGTGTGCGGCCAA ATTCTCCGATGATAACGAATGGTATCGTGCCAAGGTGGAAAAGATCGAAAAGGGCGGCAACGCGTCGATCCTGTACGTCGACTATGGCAACCGTGAG ACCGTTCCCACTACCCGCCTAGCAATGCTTCCGCCTGCCTTCATCTCGGACAAGCCGTACGCGCACGAATACTTGCTGGCGCTGGTGGTCCTGCCAACCGACGAGGAAGACAAAGCTGACGCCCTCAAGGCGTTCGCCCAGGATGCTCTCAACAAGACCCTGCAAATGAACGTCGAGTATCG CGTCAGCGGTGCCGAACATGTAACCCTCGTTGACCCTGCCTCTAAGGCCGACGTCGGCAAGGATCTAATCAGTGACGGTTTCCTGATTGCGGAAAAGAATAAAAAGGACCGCAGACTGCAGAAGCTG ATTAACGACTACAAGGAAGCCGAGCAGTCAGCCCGCAAGAACCGTAACGGCATCTGGCAGTACGGTGATAGCACCGAGGACCAAGCTGGTGAATTCGGCCTCAGCCGTTAA
- the LOC134214553 gene encoding uncharacterized protein LOC134214553, with amino-acid sequence MDKDTSRILSISKTLEEVRMLNTKNDKLLKDFGIDLTNLSDAAQEALDDFAKIQYLTGLTEMDSSFVDGYCYQEQAKRLEARLQTLPLKADIKKLKAAIQREQNDLTKLERFVEETQTQLVPTDEMEKMRVTREMQIEMLRRKQRPLMEKADAVNLDELIAKVDALEAEENA; translated from the exons ATGGATAAAG ATACATCGAGGATACTTTCCATCAGCAAGACGTTAGAGGAAGTTCGCATGTtga ACACTAAAAATGATAAACTGCTCAAAGACTTCGGTATTGACCTCACCAACCTGAGCGACGCAGCGCAAGAAGCGTTGGATGATTTCGCAAAAATTCAATATCTCACCGGACTAACAGAGATGGACTCCTCGTTCGTGGACGGTTACTGCTATCAGGAGCAAGCCAAACGTCTAGAAGCACGTCTCCAAACGCTCCCTCTGAAGGCcgacataaaaaaattgaaggcaGCCATCCAGAGAGAGCAGAACGATTTGACCAAACTAGAGCGTTTTGTGGAGGAAACACAAACCCAACTGGTGCCAACCGATGAGATGGAGAAAATGCGCGTCACCCGCGAGATGCAGATCGAGATGCTGCGACGCAAGCAAAGACCCCTCATGGAAAAAGCAGACGCCGTAAATCTCGACGAGCTTATTGCCAAAGTCGATGCACTGGAAGCCGAAGAGAACGCTTAA